The Macaca fascicularis isolate 582-1 chromosome 1, T2T-MFA8v1.1 genome includes a window with the following:
- the LOC135971454 gene encoding endogenous retrovirus group K member 21 Gag polyprotein-like isoform X4, with product MAMPIQIQCPQYQPVEDKTQPPVAYQYWPPAELQYRQPPENPYGQPGTFPVPQGRAPYPQPPTMRLNPTAPPSTQGSALHKIIDEARKQGDIEAWQFPVILEARPPGEGAQERELPVAEARYKSFSIKMLKEMKEGVKQYEPNSPYMRTLLDSIAHGHRLIPYDWECLGDGEGTRWRKVNKMEQSLLFPGSSSQIFPYLGKIPVPGKRTKSTEHAQSDVKPGTPKFKKPLLHTRPKLLPLQLPGIKVRCRKDTGSLIAPPAGQALRLNVVPLLKGQKVPSSSYTWMTTDGAHTRRPRSPSPSLG from the exons ATGGCAATGCCAATCCAAATACAGTGTCCACAATATCAGCCGGTAGAAGATAAGACCCAGCCGCCAGTAGCCTATCAATACTGGCCGCCAGCCGAACTGCAGTATCGGCAGCCCCCAGAAAATCCGTATGGACAGCCAGGAACATTTCCAGTGCCACAGGGCAGGGCGCCATATCCTCAGCCACCCACCATGAGACTTAATCCTACAGCACCGCCTAGTACACAGGGTAGCGCGTTACATAAAATTATCGATGAGGCAAGAAAACAAGGAGATATTGAGGCGTGGCAATTCCCAGTAATATTAGAAGCAAGACCACCTGGAGAAGGGGCCCAAGAGAGAGAGCTTCCCGTAGCTGAAGCCAGATATAagtctttttctataaaaatgctaaaagaaatgaaagagggagtaAAACAGTATGAACCCAACTCTCCTTACATGAGAACATTATTAGATTCCATTGCTCATGGACATAGACTCATTCCTTATGATTGGGAGTGTTTGGGTGATggagaagggacaagatggaggaaggtgaacaagatggagcAGTCCCTGTTGTTTCCAGGTTCTTCATCACAGATTTTCCCATACCTGGGAAAAATTCCCGTGCCTgggaaaagaaccaaatcaactgAGCATGCGCAGAGTGACGTCAAGCCAGGGACACCGAAATTCAAGAAGCCACTCCTACACACACGCCCCAAACTCCTccccctccagctcccaggcataAAAGTCCGCTGCCG GAAGGACACTGGAAGTCTGATTGCCCCGCCAGCAGGGCAGGCATTGCGCCTCAACGTGGTGCCTCTCCTCAAAGGCCAGAAGGTTCCTTCCAGCTCCTACACCTGGATGACGACTGACGGTGCCCACACTCGGAGACCCCGGTCACCCTCGCCGAGCCTAGG gtgA
- the LOC135971454 gene encoding endogenous retrovirus group K member 21 Gag polyprotein-like isoform X2, whose translation MAMPIQIQCPQYQPVEDKTQPPVAYQYWPPAELQYRQPPENPYGQPGTFPVPQGRAPYPQPPTMRLNPTAPPSTQGSALHKIIDEARKQGDIEAWQFPVILEARPPGEGAQERELPVAEARYKSFSIKMLKEMKEGVKQYEPNSPYMRTLLDSIAHGHRLIPYDWECLGDGEGTRWRKVNKMEQSLLFPGSSSQIFPYLGKIPVPGKRTKSTEHAQSDVKPGTPKFKKPLLHTRPKLLPLQLPGIKVRCRKDTGSLIAPPAGQALRLNVVPLLKGQKVPSSSYTWMTTDGAHTRRPRSPSPSLGRKQPDRQRRPKFL comes from the exons ATGGCAATGCCAATCCAAATACAGTGTCCACAATATCAGCCGGTAGAAGATAAGACCCAGCCGCCAGTAGCCTATCAATACTGGCCGCCAGCCGAACTGCAGTATCGGCAGCCCCCAGAAAATCCGTATGGACAGCCAGGAACATTTCCAGTGCCACAGGGCAGGGCGCCATATCCTCAGCCACCCACCATGAGACTTAATCCTACAGCACCGCCTAGTACACAGGGTAGCGCGTTACATAAAATTATCGATGAGGCAAGAAAACAAGGAGATATTGAGGCGTGGCAATTCCCAGTAATATTAGAAGCAAGACCACCTGGAGAAGGGGCCCAAGAGAGAGAGCTTCCCGTAGCTGAAGCCAGATATAagtctttttctataaaaatgctaaaagaaatgaaagagggagtaAAACAGTATGAACCCAACTCTCCTTACATGAGAACATTATTAGATTCCATTGCTCATGGACATAGACTCATTCCTTATGATTGGGAGTGTTTGGGTGATggagaagggacaagatggaggaaggtgaacaagatggagcAGTCCCTGTTGTTTCCAGGTTCTTCATCACAGATTTTCCCATACCTGGGAAAAATTCCCGTGCCTgggaaaagaaccaaatcaactgAGCATGCGCAGAGTGACGTCAAGCCAGGGACACCGAAATTCAAGAAGCCACTCCTACACACACGCCCCAAACTCCTccccctccagctcccaggcataAAAGTCCGCTGCCG GAAGGACACTGGAAGTCTGATTGCCCCGCCAGCAGGGCAGGCATTGCGCCTCAACGTGGTGCCTCTCCTCAAAGGCCAGAAGGTTCCTTCCAGCTCCTACACCTGGATGACGACTGACGGTGCCCACACTCGGAGACCCCGGTCACCCTCGCCGAGCCTAGG caggaagcagccagacagacAACGGCGACCCAAATTCTTATAA
- the LOC135971458 gene encoding endogenous retrovirus group K member 8 Gag polyprotein-like, protein MGQTKSKYAFYRSFIKILLKRGGVKVSTKNLITLFQTIEQFCLWFPEQGTLDLKDWEKIGKELKQASREGKIIPLTVWNDWVIIKVALEPFQTEEDSVPISDVPKSCAVDCEKEAGIESRKGKESSHCKCVAEPVMAQSVQNVDDNQLQEVVYPETLKLEEKGPELAEPSESKPQWPTPFTAAQMPVTLQPQMQVKQV, encoded by the coding sequence ATGGGGCAAACTAAAAGTAAATATGCCTTTTATCGcagctttattaaaattctcttaaaaagaGGGGGAGTtaaagtctctaccaaaaatctaattacgctatttcaaacaatagaacaGTTTTGTCTATGGTTTCCGGAACAGGGAACTTTAGATCtaaaagactgggaaaaaattggcaaagaattaaaacaagcaagTAGGGAAGGTAAAATCATTCCGCTCACAGTATGGAATGATTGGGTCATTATTAAAGTAGCTTTAGAACCATTTCAAACAGAAGAAGATAGCGTTCCAATTTCTGATGTCCCTAAAAGCTGTGCAGTAGATTGTGAAAAAGAGGCAGGGATAGAATCccgaaaaggaaaagaaagttccCATTGTAAATGTGTAGCAGAGCCGGTAATGGCTCAGTCAGTGCAAAATGTTGACGATAATCAATTACAGGAGGTAGTGTATCCTGAAAcgttaaaattagaagaaaaaggtCCAGAATTAGCAGAGCCATCAGAGTCTAAACCACAATGGCCAACTCCTTTTACAGCAGCTCAGATGCCTGTAACTTTACAACCTCAAATGCAGGTTAAACAAGTATAA
- the LOC135971454 gene encoding endogenous retrovirus group K member 21 Gag polyprotein-like isoform X3, which produces MAMPIQIQCPQYQPVEDKTQPPVAYQYWPPAELQYRQPPENPYGQPGTFPVPQGRAPYPQPPTMRLNPTAPPSTQGSALHKIIDEARKQGDIEAWQFPVILEARPPGEGAQERELPVAEARYKSFSIKMLKEMKEGVKQYEPNSPYMRTLLDSIAHGHRLIPYDWECLGDGEGTRWRKVNKMEQSLLFPGSSSQIFPYLGKIPVPGKRTKSTEHAQSDVKPGTPKFKKPLLHTRPKLLPLQLPGIKVRCRKDTGSLIAPPAGQALRLNVVPLLKGQKVPSSSYTWMTTDGAHTRRPRSPSPSLGFSRAREKNQIN; this is translated from the exons ATGGCAATGCCAATCCAAATACAGTGTCCACAATATCAGCCGGTAGAAGATAAGACCCAGCCGCCAGTAGCCTATCAATACTGGCCGCCAGCCGAACTGCAGTATCGGCAGCCCCCAGAAAATCCGTATGGACAGCCAGGAACATTTCCAGTGCCACAGGGCAGGGCGCCATATCCTCAGCCACCCACCATGAGACTTAATCCTACAGCACCGCCTAGTACACAGGGTAGCGCGTTACATAAAATTATCGATGAGGCAAGAAAACAAGGAGATATTGAGGCGTGGCAATTCCCAGTAATATTAGAAGCAAGACCACCTGGAGAAGGGGCCCAAGAGAGAGAGCTTCCCGTAGCTGAAGCCAGATATAagtctttttctataaaaatgctaaaagaaatgaaagagggagtaAAACAGTATGAACCCAACTCTCCTTACATGAGAACATTATTAGATTCCATTGCTCATGGACATAGACTCATTCCTTATGATTGGGAGTGTTTGGGTGATggagaagggacaagatggaggaaggtgaacaagatggagcAGTCCCTGTTGTTTCCAGGTTCTTCATCACAGATTTTCCCATACCTGGGAAAAATTCCCGTGCCTgggaaaagaaccaaatcaactgAGCATGCGCAGAGTGACGTCAAGCCAGGGACACCGAAATTCAAGAAGCCACTCCTACACACACGCCCCAAACTCCTccccctccagctcccaggcataAAAGTCCGCTGCCG GAAGGACACTGGAAGTCTGATTGCCCCGCCAGCAGGGCAGGCATTGCGCCTCAACGTGGTGCCTCTCCTCAAAGGCCAGAAGGTTCCTTCCAGCTCCTACACCTGGATGACGACTGACGGTGCCCACACTCGGAGACCCCGGTCACCCTCGCCGAGCCTAGG attttcccgcgcccgggaaaagaaccaaatcaactgA
- the LOC135971454 gene encoding uncharacterized protein isoform X5 yields MVIEYKSMRDSRVRLQSALRKDTGSLIAPPAGQALRLNVVPLLKGQKVPSSSYTWMTTDGAHTRRPRSPSPSLGVQEITRVTFNQMLLHPYTQLPTSDPNYAT; encoded by the exons ATGGTCATTGAGTACAAGTCAATGAGAGACTCCCGAGTACGTCTACAGTCAGCCTTGCG GAAGGACACTGGAAGTCTGATTGCCCCGCCAGCAGGGCAGGCATTGCGCCTCAACGTGGTGCCTCTCCTCAAAGGCCAGAAGGTTCCTTCCAGCTCCTACACCTGGATGACGACTGACGGTGCCCACACTCGGAGACCCCGGTCACCCTCGCCGAGCCTAGG GGTCCAAGAGATCACCCGAGTCACCTTCAACCAAATGCTCCTGCATCCCTACacccaactgccaacctcagacccTAATTACGCCACttaa
- the LOC135971454 gene encoding uncharacterized protein isoform X1: MAMPIQIQCPQYQPVEDKTQPPVAYQYWPPAELQYRQPPENPYGQPGTFPVPQGRAPYPQPPTMRLNPTAPPSTQGSALHKIIDEARKQGDIEAWQFPVILEARPPGEGAQERELPVAEARYKSFSIKMLKEMKEGVKQYEPNSPYMRTLLDSIAHGHRLIPYDWECLGDGEGTRWRKVNKMEQSLLFPGSSSQIFPYLGKIPVPGKRTKSTEHAQSDVKPGTPKFKKPLLHTRPKLLPLQLPGIKVRCRKDTGSLIAPPAGQALRLNVVPLLKGQKVPSSSYTWMTTDGAHTRRPRSPSPSLGVQEITRVTFNQMLLHPYTQLPTSDPNYAT, translated from the exons ATGGCAATGCCAATCCAAATACAGTGTCCACAATATCAGCCGGTAGAAGATAAGACCCAGCCGCCAGTAGCCTATCAATACTGGCCGCCAGCCGAACTGCAGTATCGGCAGCCCCCAGAAAATCCGTATGGACAGCCAGGAACATTTCCAGTGCCACAGGGCAGGGCGCCATATCCTCAGCCACCCACCATGAGACTTAATCCTACAGCACCGCCTAGTACACAGGGTAGCGCGTTACATAAAATTATCGATGAGGCAAGAAAACAAGGAGATATTGAGGCGTGGCAATTCCCAGTAATATTAGAAGCAAGACCACCTGGAGAAGGGGCCCAAGAGAGAGAGCTTCCCGTAGCTGAAGCCAGATATAagtctttttctataaaaatgctaaaagaaatgaaagagggagtaAAACAGTATGAACCCAACTCTCCTTACATGAGAACATTATTAGATTCCATTGCTCATGGACATAGACTCATTCCTTATGATTGGGAGTGTTTGGGTGATggagaagggacaagatggaggaaggtgaacaagatggagcAGTCCCTGTTGTTTCCAGGTTCTTCATCACAGATTTTCCCATACCTGGGAAAAATTCCCGTGCCTgggaaaagaaccaaatcaactgAGCATGCGCAGAGTGACGTCAAGCCAGGGACACCGAAATTCAAGAAGCCACTCCTACACACACGCCCCAAACTCCTccccctccagctcccaggcataAAAGTCCGCTGCCG GAAGGACACTGGAAGTCTGATTGCCCCGCCAGCAGGGCAGGCATTGCGCCTCAACGTGGTGCCTCTCCTCAAAGGCCAGAAGGTTCCTTCCAGCTCCTACACCTGGATGACGACTGACGGTGCCCACACTCGGAGACCCCGGTCACCCTCGCCGAGCCTAGG GGTCCAAGAGATCACCCGAGTCACCTTCAACCAAATGCTCCTGCATCCCTACacccaactgccaacctcagacccTAATTACGCCACttaa